A region of the Fusobacteria bacterium ZRK30 genome:
AACATGCACCGCAGAACCCAGATCTGCATCCGCACCCTTTAGTTAATTGGTATCCTGCATATTCCATAGAATCCATGATTGTTAAAGTAGAAGGTACAGTGTATTTTTTACCAAATATATATACATCGATCATTTTTTTTTCAGACATCTATGTCCCCCTTGCTATTTATTATTTTATAGTAATATTAAATTAATATTCATTTGGAAGTTCCGTGATTTCGTCACATCTAAATACAGGACCATCTTTACACACGTACTTATCACCTATATTACAACGTCCGCATTTTCCAATTCCGCACTTCATCTTCAATTCCAAAGTAGTATAAACCTGTTCCTTTTTAAATCCCATCTCCTCCAATGCCTGAAGGGTATACTTTATCATGATAGGCGGTCCACAGACTAAGGCGATCTTATTGTTGTCAAAGTTTAAAGTTTTTACGAAGTTAGGAACAAAACCTACATGCCCATTCCAATTTTTAGATACGTTATCTACTGTAAGGTGTACAGCAGTTTCTTTTTCTTTTGGCCAGACATCAAAGATATCATTTGAATGCACTAAATCTCCAGGTGTTCGGGCACCATAAACAATATCTACCACACCGAAATCTTCCCTATTATCCATCACATAATTAATTACAGAACGCAATGGAGCTAGCCCTATTCCTCCTCCTATAAAGAGTAAATCTTTATTTTTTAGATCTTCTACTGGGAAATTATTTCCATAGGGACCCCTTACACCGACTTCAGAACCTGGCTCAAGCTCATGCAAATAATCTGTAACAGTTCCGCATTTTTTGATACTGCATTCTATATACTCCTCCTGTGTAGGAGAGGATGTTATTGAAAAAATAGCCTCTCCTATTGGGGGTATAGAGATCATAGCACATTGCCCGGGGAGAAATTCAAAGGGTTTTTTCCCAAAACTATCAACTATTTTAAAAGTAGTAACATCATGTGTGTCTACTCTGACCTCCTTTATAACAGCTATTTGAGGTATCAATGGATCTTGATCATGACAACTACAACTCATTATTTTCACCGCCTAATTTTTTTATTATTTTTACAATGTCTATATGTACCGGGCATCTGTCAACACATCTCCCGCAACCTACACATGAATAATCCCCCTTATGATTTTTAGGGTAATAAACAAGTTTATGCATAAATCTCTGTCTTAGTCTCTGCATCTGGGTGGTTCTGGGATTTCCATGGGCCATAAGTGTAAAATCCGATGACATACATGAGTCCCAGCAGCGAAATTTTTCTCCGTGATTATTTCCCTTGTAATCTTGAAGGTCATAACAGTGACATGTAGGACAGAGATATGAGCAGGTTCCACAGGCAAGACACCTTTCACTGAATTCATTCCATATCTCTTCCTTGTCAAATATCTCCTGCTGAGTTCCCTTTATCTTGGAAAGATCTATGTTATTAAATGGAAGATCTTCTAATTTTTCCTGGATATTACTTTTTTCTTTTTCTAAATTTTGAATATCTTTTTCATCTATATCTGTAAAAAGTTCTTTTGTACTGTCCATCAATTTTTGACCTTTTTCACTCTGAGGTTTCCATATATAGGAATCTCCTACATCCCATGCAGCTACGTCTGCACCTAAAGGCGCAGATGAAGCATCTATTCCAAAAGAACTGCAAAAGCAAGTGTCTTCAGGATTGGTGCAAGCAAGAGAGATGATGGTTCCTCTATCCCTGTGTTCTCTATAATAAGTATCTACAGGTTCTCTTAAAAATATATTATCTAAAAGTTTAAAACTCTTTACATCACAGGGTCTCACACCAAAAATAACGTATTCATCTCCTATAGCTTTTACAGCTTTAAGACTTAATTTATTATTTTGATTTTTAAATTTCAAATAAGTTTCTGTCTGAGGAAAAACAAGGTGTTTAGATGAAGTAGTTGTCCTTACTTTGTCTAAATTAACCTTCTCCCCATCCTTCCAAAGTGAAAAATTAAGTGTTTTATTTTTTTCAATAGGAAGAAATAAATCAAAATCAGTACTGATTTTTTGCCATAATTCAGGCAGTTTAGTCTTTAAAATCTTTTTCATTATTTTCCTCCTTTTTTTGAAAATGTATCTGTATCTTCCAGTTTAAATGTAACAAGTGGTGCCGGAGTTGTAGAATCCATACCGGCATTAAACTCACCATAGACCTCATTTATATCTTTTATTATTTTTCGATTTAGCAGATCAAGGGGAATCCCGGCAGGACAGACTCTTGCACATTCACCACAATCTACACAACGACCTGCCACATGATAAGCTCTAACGAGATGGAAAAAAGTATCTTCCCCCTCTGTCTTGGCTTTTCCAGAGACCTCTGCATCTTCATTATCAAATACACATTTCACACAACTGCATGCAGGACAGATATCACGGCATGCATTACATCTGATACACCTTTGGAATTCTCCCTTCCAAAAATTGTAACGTTGGTCAGGGGACATGGCTTCAATCTCTTCAATTCTCTTAAATCTATCCCCACTATGTTTACTATTTTCTACTTCATCACTTAAAAGCTGGTCATAAACCACTGGATTTGGAGAGATACATGTTATGCATTTATCATATTTTATTTCCTCTCCTGAAACATCTATATTCTTATTTTTACTGATTAAAGTAAAATTATTTTCATGTTTTTTTATCTCTCTGACTCTTTCATTTAACATTATTTTTTTTACTTTCTCAGGATCGACCATCCCTTCACAGGGGATCCCATAGAGGACTACATCGTCCCTGTTTATCCTGTTATCTTTTAGGAGCTGGTTAAAAGACGTTGAATCACATCCCTTAATAAAAATCCCAATCTTATCATGTTTTGTAAGTTCCTTTATAAGAAATTTACTGAGATTGTTTATACAGAATAAATCCCATATCAAAGTATCGGTGTCTTCTGGTTTAGTGATAAATACCGGATATGAATCGGACCATAGGTCCCCTTTTTTCCAGCCTAAAATTTTGTCTACCTCTTTATCTATAAGAGCCTGTTTTGCAACAGCCCTGATTTTTTTAGTTATATTTTCCATCTGGCATCCCTCAACTTTTTATTTGGTCCAAGCTTATAAACATCTTCCAATATATCGTTCATCACAGTTGCAAACTTATTTCCCTCTGCTGCCGAGATCCAATCGACTTTAAAACGTTCTTTTTCTACTCCTATATATTCAGTTAAATTTGTTATGAGTGAAAATCGACGTCTTGTATGATAATTTCCTGTAGAATAATGGCAGTCCCCTGGATGACACCCGGCTATTACTACACCATCAGCACCATTTTGAAATGCCCGAAGTACAAAATTTATATTTACTCTGCAAGAGCATGGGACACGTATGATTTTTATGTTAGCAGGATATTTTAACCTGCTTGTCCCAGCCAGATCAGCCCCTGCATAACTGCACCAGTTACAGCAGAATGCAACTATTAATGGTTTAAACTCCTCATTTTTATTGACTACATTGGTATTGGTATCTAATGACATATTGCATCCACCTCCGCTAAGATCTGTTTATTTGTAAAACCTTTGAGGTCTATTGCACCTGGCCGGCAGGTAACGGTACACCCTCCACAGCCGTGACAGAGAGCTTCATTTACATCAGCTACTACTTTTTTAATTTTTTTCCCATGATCATCGATCTCTATATTTTTATAAGAGATGGCATCGTATGGACACATCTCTGTACATGCAAGGCACCCGCTGCATAGAGATTCATCTACTGCAGAGACACAGGGATTATTAACAAGTTTTGATTTGTTTAAAAGACCAATAACTTTTGCAGCAGCAGCACTTGACTGGGCTACAGTTTCAGGAATATCTTTGGGTCCCTGACAGGCTCCAGCCAGATATATCCCTGCTGATGCTGTTTCTACAGGACGAAGTTTCGGATGAGCTTCTGTAAAAAAGTTATTAATATCGGTACTGATATTAAGTTTTCTTTTTAGGTCTATAGCATCACTTTTAGCCTTTGTAGCAGCAGCCAATACAACCATATCTGCATCTATCACAAGAGTTTCACCACTCATGGTGTCCACTCCATGAACCATAAGTTTTTTTCCTTCTGGGAAAATTTTTCCAACCATTCCTTTAATATACTGGACTCCGTATTTTTCTACTGCTCTCCTTTGAAATTCATCAAAATTCTTTCCGGGAGTACGTACATCGATATAAAATACATATGCCTCTATATCAGGATATTTTTCCTTTATCAACATGGAATGTTTAGCGGTATACATACAACAAATTTTTGAACAATATGATTTACCTCTTTCAGTTTTATCTCTGGAACCGACACACTGTATAAACACTACTTTTTTTGGCTTTTCTCCATCAGATGGACGTAAAAACTTTCCGTTTGTCGGTCCGGCAGCATTGGTGATCCTTTCAAATTCAAGAGATGTAATTACATCTGGATGATCGTATTGGTATTCTCCAAATTTATTTAAATCAATGATATCGTAACCGCTGGCAACTACTATAGCACCATATTCTTCAGTTATTATTTCGTCTTTATCATCAAATTTAATAGCATTTGACGGACATAATTTTTCACACAAACCGCATTTTCCTGTTTTTAATTTAATACACTCATCTGTATCGATTACTGGTACATTGGGAACAGCCTGGGCAAATGGGATATAGACTGCACCTCTATTTTTAAGCCCTTCTTCAAATTCACTTTTAGCTTTTTTAGAAGGACATTTTTCAGTACATATTCGACACCCGGTGCACTTGTCCATATCAACATAACGAGCTTTTTTCTTTATCTGGACATTGAAATTACCCACATAACCACTAATTTTTTCAACTTCACTATAGGTGTGAAGAGTTATATTTGGATGTTTTGCAGCATCTACCATTTTTGGTGTCAAGATACATGCTGAACAATCCAGTGTAGGAAATGTTTTATCCAATTGTGCCATCTTTCCACCGATACTAGGTGTTTTCTCTACAATGTCTACCTTATATCCAGCATCTGCAATATCCAAAGCAGACTGTATACCAGCTATTCCACCACCAATTATCAGAGCTTTTTTTACTACATCTATCTCTCCTGGAACCAGCTCGCTGTTCAAAGTAACCTTAGCTACTGCTGCTCTCGTGAGAGCTATAGCTTTTTCGGTTCCAGCTTCCTTATCCTTATGAACCCAGGAGCACTGTTCCCTTATATTGGCAATTTCAACTAAATATGGATTTATCCCAGCTTCCTCTGCAGCTCTACGAAATGTATTTTCATGCATCCTAGGAGAACATGCTGCAACTACAACCCGGTCTAAGTTGTGTTTATCTATAACTTCCTTCATCATATTTTGCCCAATCTCAGAACACATATACTGATAATCTGCAGCATATGCAACTCCTGGCATTTTTTTTGCTTCTTCTACAACCTGTTTTACATCGACAGTAGCGGCTATATTAGAACCGCACCAGCATACAAAAACTCCAATTTTTCGCAACTTTATACCTCCTTGCAAGATAATAACCTATATTTATTTACTGTATTTACGAAGCGCACTTACAACAGCCTGTTGTGGCATTTTTTGGTCTGTCATTAACTGACCTATATTTTGAACTTTTAATCTGTCATTTCCTTTTTGTCTCAAGTTGATAAGGCGTATAGCCTCCATTAGTTTAGCCAGGTCAACTCCCCTGGGGCAACGAGCTGCACAGGTAAAGCACGATGCACAGCTCCAGATTGTTTTACTCTGAATAACCTTATCAAACTGGCCTAATTGAAGGTGCCTTAATATTTGATGAGGAAGTATATCCATCTCTGTAATTGCCGGACAGCCTGCTGTACATTTTCCACACTGCATGCAGTCATTGATCATCTCATTGCTTATTTTTTTTATTTGTAAGATATCTTTTTCATATTTATCGGGAATAATTTTTGTTCTAGTCATTTTTCCGCCTCCTAATAAAAAATAATTATTTCACATTTAAAGCTTCGGCTAAAAGTTCTGTAAAATAAACAACAGATATATTATTGGCCTTAGCTTCGTGACTGTTCTCTAGATTATATTTACATAGAGGACATGCAGTTACGATCTCTTGAATTTTATTTGTGACAGCAGATTTTATAATGTTATTTGTCATCTCTTCTGTTATAGATTTATTTTCGGTCACCAGATATCCTCCGCAGCACTCTGTCCTGTAGGGATATTTTATAGCTTTACCTCCTAATGCATCTATAAAATTTTCAATAATAACAGGATTTTCTGAATCATCAAATTTCATATCTTTCTCTGGTCTGAGAAGGAGACATCCATAATAAGCTCCTATTTTACGGTCATTGAGAGATACTTTTACTTTTTCAGATAATTTTTCAAATCCATAATCATCCCTTATCATCTCTAAAAAATGAATGACCTCTCCATCTCCATTGTAATTATTTTCAAGCTGGAGATAATTGTTGACCTTGTCCCTGACTTCAATTTTATCCTTCATATCTTTATTGACCCTTTTAATAACATGATGACAGGCAGAACAAAGAGTCACCAGTTTTTCACCTTTTTCCTGTGCTGCTGCAAGACTTCTAACGGAAGATAGTTTTGTAACTATCTCATCTTCTCCCATTGGATATACTGCGCCGCAGCACTGCCAATCTTTTTGTTCTATCAATTCAATCCCCAATTCATTGGCTGAATCCAGAGCAAATTTTTCAAGTTCCTGTGCTTTTGTTTTTAAGGTACATCCCGGATAATAGCTATACTTCATTTATTTAATCTGTACCTTAAGATATTAAAAGTACAGACCTTCACCCCCTTTTTTATTTTAATTATTATATTGTTATTTTTTTAACAAAGTTGGTTGTAAAAAAAATTGATAATAACATCAATTTTTGATTTTAGAAAAAGGTTATATCAACATATAAGGATTCTAAAATATAAGAATAAATTGTAAAAAAATACTATAAAAACAAATCTAATAATATATATAGCTCAGAAAAAACTAAAAATCAACTAAAAAAAATAAATAAAATAAAATAACTAAAATTAGTTACTTTATGCCTATTTTATGAGTTATTTAATTTTATAAGGAAATAAATCACGCCCCATGAAATATTCTGGGGCGTTAATTATTATTTTCTTGTTAAATTATTTTCAATAGCAATTTTTTTAACAGTTTCTGCTACTACTGATGCAACCCTATCATCAAATGGACTAGGAATGATATAATCTGCTCTTAATTCATCTTCCTTTAATACATTGGCGATACCATATGCAGCTGCTATCTTCATCTCATCATTAATTACTGTAGCTCCTGCTTCTAAAGCTCCTTTGAATAATCCCGGGAACGCCAATACATTATTTACTTGATTTGGATAATCTGATCTACCTGTTCCTACTACTGCCGCTCCTGCTTCTAAAGCATCTTCAGGCATGATCTCAGGTGTAGGATTTGCCATAGCTAAAATAATAGGATCTGTATTCATAGATCTGACCATATCTTTAGTAACCATATTAGGTCCAGATACTCCTACAAATATATCCGTTCCTTTAACTAATCCCGCTACTGAGTCCTCCTCTAAGTTTTCTGGAGTATCTATGATATTTTGATCCAATAATTCCTTTACTAAAAATCTATATTTGTCATATTTATCCTGCATTATAACGCCTTTTGAGTTATAAGCATATAGTGATTTAACTCCTAATTTCTTAAGCATTCTAGCAATAGAAGATCCTGCTGAACCAGTTCCGATCATAGACACTCTCAAGTCAGATATATTTTTACCTAACAATTTAGCAGAATTTATTATTGCAGCTGTAGTGACTATTGCAGTACCGTGTTGATCATCATGGAATACAGGAATATCTAACTCTTCGATTAATCTTCTCTCTATTTCAACACATTTAGGAGCAGCTATATCCTCTAGGTTTATTCCTCCAAAACTAGGTGCTAATAACTTACAAGTTTTGATAATTTCTTCGGTATCCGTAGTATCTAAGCAGATAGGGAATGCATCTACCCCACCAAATTCTTTGAATAAGATAGCTTTCCCTTCCATTACAGGTAATGCGGCTTCAGGACCAATATCTCCTAATCCTAATACTGCGGTACCATCTGTGATTACTGCAACCATATTTCCTTTGGCTGTATACTTATAAACATCACTTTTGTTTTCTGCGATTTTTTTACAAGGTTCTGCTACACCTGGTGAATATGCCAAACTTAAATCTTCTTTAGTAGCCACTGATACCTTTGAAATAACTTCAATCTTACCTTTGTGTTGATCGTGTAGTTTTAATGATTCTTCGTATACTCTCATACTAATATTCCTCCTGTTTATTTTTTCCTCATAGTGAGGGTTTTGCAAAATTTTATTTGTTTTCACAGTTATATTCTTTTTGACCTATCTCATATAGATCATTTCCATATAGATCATTTATAACAATAGCAGGAAAATCTACCACTTCCATCTTCCTAATCGTTTCAGATCCCAAATTATCATATGCAATAACTTCAGATTTTTTAATAGATTGAGCTATAAGAGCTGCTGCACCACCCACTGCTGCAAAATATATAGTTTTATGATTTACAATAGAATTTCTTACTTCTTGATTTCTAGCTCCTTTACCTATCATTCCTTTCAATCCAGCTTCAATTAATTTTGGTGCATATGGATCCATTCTATAGGAAGTTGTAGGACCTGCACTTCCTATGGCTTTTCCTGGTTTAGCAGGAGTTGGTCCTACATAATAGATTATTTGTCCCTTTGGGTCAAAGGGAAGATCTTTCCCCTCTTCTAATAATTTGATTAATCTAGCGTGAGCAGCATCTCTTGCTGTATATATGATCCCCGAGATCTTTACAGTATCTCCTGCTTTTAATTTTTCTATATCACTGTCTCTCAATGGTGTTGTTAACTTCATTTTATAACCTCCATAATAAATTCTAATTTTTTATTGGATCTACGTCATATTACTTTTTATACGTTATCTGTGACTAAAGTTTTTTTTCATCAATCTACACTAAATTAATCTGAGTTGCTGCTTGTAGAAAAGACTTAAGAAGATTTAACTCCTTCTTTTTATGGTTTCGCGAGGTTACGACTATTAGAAAATTCTAAAGAGTCCCTCTTTTATACAGGTTCAAGAAAAAACATTTTTCCCTCCTTTTCAAGGAGCGAGATACTTTTTCTCTGTAGCTAGAAATAAGTATCCAAAAAGAGCCAGAAGATTTATAATTGTCTTAATAAGTAAATCACGATTGTCATTGTAGAAACAGTACTGCTGAAGTGGAACGACTATAAACTTCGCTTTAAACCAAAAAAATATCCCTGGGAATCTCTGTGTTGATAGATTTTTTTAACTTTGAAAGTGATATTACTTTGTACTTTCATGTATACTAGAGCGTTCAACAAATTAAGTTCCGCAGTGTAACGAGGACTGTAGCTTTTCTTTCCTCTGTTTCTTTTACTCACTAAAAGAAATAGAGCCAGTTAAGAGTGGAACCCTTAGAATTTATTAGTGTAGTTCTTTATCTCATTTTCTCAAAATTCTATATTTATGAAATAAACTAATAGTTCTATGACCCTTGTTGTTACTCTGTGATGAAGAATTAATATTTTATAGGATTACTTCTTTATGTCTAGCAGCATGACAGTTTATATTGATGGCAACTGGCAGTGATGCAATATGGCAGGGATAAGCTTCTATTTTTACTGAAAGTGCAGTATTTCTACCACCTAACCCCATGGGTCCTACTCCAGTTTTATTTACTAACTCTAATAACTCATCTTCTAATTTAGCGTTTATAGGATTTGAGCTGCTGTCATTGACATCTCTCATAAGGGATTCTTTAGCTAATAGTGCAGCCTTTTCAAAAGATCCCCCTATTCCTACTCCTACAATAATTGGAGGACATGGATTTCCACCGGCACTCTTAATTGTCTCCACAACAAATTGTTTGATACCTTCGATACCGTCAGCTGGTTTTAACATCTTGATAGCGCTCATATTTTCGCTTCCTCCGCCTTTAGGGGCAAGTACGATTTTCACCTTATCGCTTCCAGGTACCAGTTTAGTATGAATTATTCCAGGAGTGTTATCCTTTGTATTTACTCTGTCTAAAGGATCTTTAACAACAGATTTTCTCAATAATCCTTTTTCATAGCCCCTTCTAATTCCTTCATTGATAGCCTCGTATATATCTCCATCTATATAAACTTCGGTACCTATTTCTAAAAATACTACTACTATTCCAGTATCTTGACACATAGGAACTCTATTTTCTTTAGCTAGTTCATGATTTTCAACTATTTGGTCTAATATATTTTTTCCTACAGGTGAAATTTCTGTTTTAGCCATTTTTTTTAAATTATCCAGAACATCAGAACCCAAATAGAAATTGGCATCCATACACATTTTTTCTACAGCATCTGTTACCTTAGTTAAATCCAAGCTTTTCATCTAATCACTCCTTAAGTTATTAATATTGTATTGCTTTTTTACTATTACAGTCTAAATAAATGCTATTTAAACTTCCAATATATTTTATGTTAATTTTTTAACAAAGTTAGCTGTAAAAAAAATTGATAGTAATATCAATTTTAGAGTAAGGTTATATTGAAATATAATAATTCAAAAATATAAGAATAAATTGTAAAAAAATACTATAAAAACAAATCTAATAAGATATATAACTCAAAATTTACTAAAAATCAAATAAAAAATTGAAAATAAATAAATTATTTAGTAAGTGTATA
Encoded here:
- a CDS encoding CoB--CoM heterodisulfide reductase iron-sulfur subunit B family protein, producing MKYSYYPGCTLKTKAQELEKFALDSANELGIELIEQKDWQCCGAVYPMGEDEIVTKLSSVRSLAAAQEKGEKLVTLCSACHHVIKRVNKDMKDKIEVRDKVNNYLQLENNYNGDGEVIHFLEMIRDDYGFEKLSEKVKVSLNDRKIGAYYGCLLLRPEKDMKFDDSENPVIIENFIDALGGKAIKYPYRTECCGGYLVTENKSITEEMTNNIIKSAVTNKIQEIVTACPLCKYNLENSHEAKANNISVVYFTELLAEALNVK
- a CDS encoding FAD/NAD(P)-binding protein, translated to MSCSCHDQDPLIPQIAVIKEVRVDTHDVTTFKIVDSFGKKPFEFLPGQCAMISIPPIGEAIFSITSSPTQEEYIECSIKKCGTVTDYLHELEPGSEVGVRGPYGNNFPVEDLKNKDLLFIGGGIGLAPLRSVINYVMDNREDFGVVDIVYGARTPGDLVHSNDIFDVWPKEKETAVHLTVDNVSKNWNGHVGFVPNFVKTLNFDNNKIALVCGPPIMIKYTLQALEEMGFKKEQVYTTLELKMKCGIGKCGRCNIGDKYVCKDGPVFRCDEITELPNEY
- a CDS encoding 4Fe-4S dicluster domain-containing protein produces the protein MTRTKIIPDKYEKDILQIKKISNEMINDCMQCGKCTAGCPAITEMDILPHQILRHLQLGQFDKVIQSKTIWSCASCFTCAARCPRGVDLAKLMEAIRLINLRQKGNDRLKVQNIGQLMTDQKMPQQAVVSALRKYSK
- a CDS encoding fumarate hydratase, with translation MKSLDLTKVTDAVEKMCMDANFYLGSDVLDNLKKMAKTEISPVGKNILDQIVENHELAKENRVPMCQDTGIVVVFLEIGTEVYIDGDIYEAINEGIRRGYEKGLLRKSVVKDPLDRVNTKDNTPGIIHTKLVPGSDKVKIVLAPKGGGSENMSAIKMLKPADGIEGIKQFVVETIKSAGGNPCPPIIVGVGIGGSFEKAALLAKESLMRDVNDSSSNPINAKLEDELLELVNKTGVGPMGLGGRNTALSVKIEAYPCHIASLPVAININCHAARHKEVIL
- a CDS encoding NADP-dependent malic enzyme — its product is MRVYEESLKLHDQHKGKIEVISKVSVATKEDLSLAYSPGVAEPCKKIAENKSDVYKYTAKGNMVAVITDGTAVLGLGDIGPEAALPVMEGKAILFKEFGGVDAFPICLDTTDTEEIIKTCKLLAPSFGGINLEDIAAPKCVEIERRLIEELDIPVFHDDQHGTAIVTTAAIINSAKLLGKNISDLRVSMIGTGSAGSSIARMLKKLGVKSLYAYNSKGVIMQDKYDKYRFLVKELLDQNIIDTPENLEEDSVAGLVKGTDIFVGVSGPNMVTKDMVRSMNTDPIILAMANPTPEIMPEDALEAGAAVVGTGRSDYPNQVNNVLAFPGLFKGALEAGATVINDEMKIAAAYGIANVLKEDELRADYIIPSPFDDRVASVVAETVKKIAIENNLTRK
- a CDS encoding CoB--CoM heterodisulfide reductase iron-sulfur subunit A family protein, coding for MRKIGVFVCWCGSNIAATVDVKQVVEEAKKMPGVAYAADYQYMCSEIGQNMMKEVIDKHNLDRVVVAACSPRMHENTFRRAAEEAGINPYLVEIANIREQCSWVHKDKEAGTEKAIALTRAAVAKVTLNSELVPGEIDVVKKALIIGGGIAGIQSALDIADAGYKVDIVEKTPSIGGKMAQLDKTFPTLDCSACILTPKMVDAAKHPNITLHTYSEVEKISGYVGNFNVQIKKKARYVDMDKCTGCRICTEKCPSKKAKSEFEEGLKNRGAVYIPFAQAVPNVPVIDTDECIKLKTGKCGLCEKLCPSNAIKFDDKDEIITEEYGAIVVASGYDIIDLNKFGEYQYDHPDVITSLEFERITNAAGPTNGKFLRPSDGEKPKKVVFIQCVGSRDKTERGKSYCSKICCMYTAKHSMLIKEKYPDIEAYVFYIDVRTPGKNFDEFQRRAVEKYGVQYIKGMVGKIFPEGKKLMVHGVDTMSGETLVIDADMVVLAAATKAKSDAIDLKRKLNISTDINNFFTEAHPKLRPVETASAGIYLAGACQGPKDIPETVAQSSAAAAKVIGLLNKSKLVNNPCVSAVDESLCSGCLACTEMCPYDAISYKNIEIDDHGKKIKKVVADVNEALCHGCGGCTVTCRPGAIDLKGFTNKQILAEVDAICH
- a CDS encoding 4Fe-4S dicluster domain-containing protein, with the translated sequence MENITKKIRAVAKQALIDKEVDKILGWKKGDLWSDSYPVFITKPEDTDTLIWDLFCINNLSKFLIKELTKHDKIGIFIKGCDSTSFNQLLKDNRINRDDVVLYGIPCEGMVDPEKVKKIMLNERVREIKKHENNFTLISKNKNIDVSGEEIKYDKCITCISPNPVVYDQLLSDEVENSKHSGDRFKRIEEIEAMSPDQRYNFWKGEFQRCIRCNACRDICPACSCVKCVFDNEDAEVSGKAKTEGEDTFFHLVRAYHVAGRCVDCGECARVCPAGIPLDLLNRKIIKDINEVYGEFNAGMDSTTPAPLVTFKLEDTDTFSKKGGK
- a CDS encoding 4Fe-4S dicluster domain-containing protein, with translation MKKILKTKLPELWQKISTDFDLFLPIEKNKTLNFSLWKDGEKVNLDKVRTTTSSKHLVFPQTETYLKFKNQNNKLSLKAVKAIGDEYVIFGVRPCDVKSFKLLDNIFLREPVDTYYREHRDRGTIISLACTNPEDTCFCSSFGIDASSAPLGADVAAWDVGDSYIWKPQSEKGQKLMDSTKELFTDIDEKDIQNLEKEKSNIQEKLEDLPFNNIDLSKIKGTQQEIFDKEEIWNEFSERCLACGTCSYLCPTCHCYDLQDYKGNNHGEKFRCWDSCMSSDFTLMAHGNPRTTQMQRLRQRFMHKLVYYPKNHKGDYSCVGCGRCVDRCPVHIDIVKIIKKLGGENNEL
- a CDS encoding hydrogenase iron-sulfur subunit yields the protein MSLDTNTNVVNKNEEFKPLIVAFCCNWCSYAGADLAGTSRLKYPANIKIIRVPCSCRVNINFVLRAFQNGADGVVIAGCHPGDCHYSTGNYHTRRRFSLITNLTEYIGVEKERFKVDWISAAEGNKFATVMNDILEDVYKLGPNKKLRDARWKI
- a CDS encoding Fe-S-containing hydro-lyase — translated: MKLTTPLRDSDIEKLKAGDTVKISGIIYTARDAAHARLIKLLEEGKDLPFDPKGQIIYYVGPTPAKPGKAIGSAGPTTSYRMDPYAPKLIEAGLKGMIGKGARNQEVRNSIVNHKTIYFAAVGGAAALIAQSIKKSEVIAYDNLGSETIRKMEVVDFPAIVINDLYGNDLYEIGQKEYNCENK